GTACGTGAGCTTCGCGCATCCGGCCGAGGCCTATGAGGATCCGGAGCGCGCTTTTGGCCTGCAGGAGCCCGTGGTGAGAGCCATTGAGGCACAACTTCTGCGCTGGGGCATCAAGCCGCTGCATCTCATCACGGGCCAGGGGCATCACTTTGTCTGGAAAATTGATCGCGATTCGGACCTTGCGAAGAGAATCGAGGCCCTCTCTCCCACGCCGGAACTTACGGAGCGATGCATGGCACGTGTGCCGCCGTTCCTTCAGGGACGCATCACGCCCCAGATGCAGGAGGTCTTCAGCGGGGTGGGGCTGATCATGGAGTATGTCGCCCATTGCGTGAAGGAGGAGGCGCGCGCCTCGTGCAGCATTCCCATTGAGCTCACTGCAGTGCACGTGGATCATCGTGGCTCTCGCAGGCGGGAGTTCATCTCCATCGATATCTCTGAGTACGGTGATCCCCTCCACACTCGGATGGTGCGGCTTCCCTTCACGAACTATCGCAAGCCCAAGCTCATGGAACTCACCGGCCTGCTGCCGACAGGAGAGCCCGCCCAGACTCTGCGCGCGATCCCACTTCATGAAATGGACGTGCAGATGGCGCTGAAAGTACGTCGCAGTGAGTCCGAGGTGCGCGACCTGGCACGGCGGGCCTGTGTGCGTATCCCAGACCAGACCTTGGGCTCCACAAAACTCTTCCATGAGTACATGGCCTCACGACTGCGCCACTTCCACGAGTACTACTATTCCACGAAACACGATCCCGTGGAGTGCTGGCCAGATACCTACGACCACACGCCCATGGACCCACTCCCGCCATGCGTCCGACATATTGTGCAGAATCCCAATGATCTCCTGCTGAAGCCTGCCGGCATGCAGCTCGTGGCCCGTACGTTTCTGGCGCAGGGCTGGCATCCCAGGCACATCGCCGGATACATCCGTTCGCGCTTCGAAAAACCCGAGTTCGGCTGGGGCGTAAACTGGAACGATTACGACACGGCCACCCGTGCCGACTTCTACGTGAGGAACTTCATCGGGCAGTACGAGACCCGTCTGGACCGGCTGGAGGACTACAACTGCGCTTCCACGCAGGAGAAGGGCTTCTGTTGCGCGCCGGAGGACCCCGGCTGCTGCCTGCTCCTGCACTACGAATCCCTCATCGAACGCCAACACCGATGAATCCCTGGCTCATTGGTCTGTCCACCGGTTGCTTCTACCGCCGGAACATCATGACCATCCTGGAGGATGTGAAGGCGAGCGGATTTCATGACATCGAAATCTGCTCCTTTCCCATGCATCTGAACTACCATTCGGAGGAAGACGTGCGTCGTGCGGGTGATCGCATTCGTGACCTGGAGCTCAATGCGTATTCCTTTCACGCGCCCTTCGCGAACCATATCGACATCACCTCGCTGGATGAAGGCGTCCGTGAGAAGGCGGTGGTCGAGCTGGAGCTGGCATGCAAGGCGGCTTCGTGGATGGGAGCAGAGCACATCGTGCTGCATCCTGGTCCCGAGCGGGAAGGTCGTCCGCCGCAGGGGGAATTCCTGGCGCACATGGAGCATGCCGGGAGATCGCTCAACCGCGTGGGCGCGTATTGCGGCGAGCTCGGCGTCAAGCTGATGCTGGAGAACATGCTGCCACACCTGCTCTTCGGCCATATCAGTGATCTCATGTTCTTGCTCGGTGAAATCAAGACACCAGGCGTGGGCATCTGCCTAGACACAGGGCATGCCAATCTCGCGGGTGAACTCGGTCGTGTGATTCCCACCTTCTCAGGTCACCTGAAGATGCTGCATGTGAATGACAACAAGCGGAACTACGATTCCCACCTGCCGCCCGGCGAAGGGGTGATTGATTGGAAATGGGTGGCGGATGAACTGCGGTACAATCACTTTGAGGGCGGGCTCATCCTGGAGCTAGCGGGAGACGAGCATGAGTCTACTTCGGTGATTCTGGAGCGGGCCGTGCGAGCGAAGGAATATCTGCGTGGGGTGGGGGCGTAGGAGAGTGGGGTGGGTGTGTTTACGTGCATTGGATTCAACGCAGAGACACGGAAACGCAGAAGAACTTCGGAGTCTGAAGAGCGAGGATGGAAATGATATGCATCGTGCGGTTTGGATTGCTCCCGTTACCAATCTTCCTGCTATTTTCCCTTTGCGTGCTTCCTCTTCGTCTTCCGCTTCCCCGCATGCAGCCGCTTGTCCAACAGCACTACCACCGCCGCTTCTTGCGCCTTCAAGTTCCTCAACCCTGAATCCACAGCCGGATCCAGCTTCTGCTTGATGGTCTCAATGGTGGCGCCCTCCAGGTAGCAATCGAGGATGGCAGGGTGCACGTAACACTTGCGACAGACTGCCGGAGTATTCCCCAGCATGCTGGCCACGGCTTCGATGGCAGTCACGATGTTCTTCTTCGCCTGCGCCTGCGAGGTGAAAGACTCAAACTCGCGCAATGCAATCGCCGCAAGCACGGTGCCGGCCCAGGTGCGAAAGTCTTTTGCCGTGAAGTCACTCCCGGAGATCTCGCGGATGTACGCATTCACCTCGGACGAACCCACGTCATGCACGCCTGTCTCCGTTTCGTAGGCAAAGAGCTCCTGTCCCGGCAGATCCTGACACCGTCGTACCACACGTGCGAGCGTGGGTTCCTTCACGTCGATGTCATGCTTCTTCCCGCTCTTTCCCCGGAAGCTGAACTTGATCGTGCTGCCCTTCACCTTGGCGTGATGATTACGAATCGTAGTCAGCCCGTAGGATCCATTCTGCTTCGCGTACTCATCATTGCCGATGCGAATCAGCGTGGCCTCCAAGAGGCGAACCACGGTAGCCAGCACCTTGTTGCGTTCCATGCCCCGAGCGCGGAGATCCCGCTTCACCCGGCGGCGAATTTTGGGCAGAGCGCGCGCGAAGGCGAGGATGCGGTGGAACTTCGTTTCATCTCGCGCCTGCCTCCAGCGCGGATGGTAGCGGTACTGCTTTCGTCCGCGTGCATCGCGTCCAGTGGCTTGCAGATGCCCATTGGTTTGGGGACAGATCCAGACATCAGTCCACGCCGGAGGAATGACGAGGCTCTTGATGCGGTCCAGCGTATCGGCATCGCGCACACGCTTTCCCTTCGCGTCTTCGTAGAAGACACCGTTCCCCTTCTTCACACGACGCAAGCCCGGACGGTCATCGTTGGTAAAACGCAGCCCTGCTTCCTCCAGCTCCACAGGGGGCACTGACATCAGGGCCAGCTCTGGAGCACGCTTATCCATTGACGATCTCCCCACCGTTGGGATGCAGCACCTGCCCGGTCATGTAGGAGGAGTCATCACTTGCCAGGAATACATAGCACGGGGCCACTTCATTCGGCTCACCAGCGCGGCCCATGGGCACATCCGATCCGAAGGTGGAGACGTGCTCAGGCGGGAAGGTCGAGGGAATGAGCGGCGTCCAGATGGGGCCCGGGGCCACGGCATTCACCCGGATGCCGCGCTTCACCAGCGAGTGCGCCAGGGAGCGTGTGAAGCCGACAATCGCAGCCTTCGTGGACGCGTAATCCACCAGTGAGGCACTGCCGCGATATGCCGTGACGGAGGTGGTGTTGATGATGACACTGCCCTTCTGCATATGCGGCAGCGCGGCCCTCACGAGGTGGAACATCGAGAACACATTCGTGCGGAAGGTGCGTTCCACCTGCTCCGCGGAGATGAACTCGAAGTTCTCCTGGGGATGCTGCTCGGCAGCGTTATTCACGAGAATGTCAATGCGGCCAAACTCCTGCACCACGGCTTCCACGGCTTGCTTGCAGGCTGCTTCATCACCGATATCAGCAGCGTGGGTGAGGCAGCGGTGGCCGAGTTTCTTCACCAGCTTGGCGGCTTCGGAGGCGTCCTCGTCTTCATTCAAATAGACGATGCTCACGTCCGCGCCTTCTGCAGCAAAAGCCAGGGCGACTGCGCGTCCAATGCCGCTGTCTCCACCGGTGATGAGAGCCACACGATCCTTGAGCTTCGGTTCGCGTGCGCGATGGCGCGGCTCTGCGTGTGGTGCGGGCTCCATGACTGACTCGAGTCCAGGTTGCCGCGTCTGGATTTGAGGTGGCCGAACGGGCTTCTCTTGTTGCTGCATCTGGGCCATGGTCGTAAGGAGAAAGGCTGAAGTTTCATCGGGGTCAGGCCCCGCAGACCTCGTGGTCTGATGTCCTGTTATCGGGACAGCGAGCAGGCATGGCTGGGTGGTGGCATTCGGCCGATGGCCACGCGGCCTTGAGAATTCGGCCTCCGTGCAATCGCCGCCCACCGCGCATCCGATTCACGAAGTAACCCCGTTACCGCCATGCAAACCTACTCCAATCGAAGGCAGTTTCTCGGCCAGACACTGGGTCTGGCGGGTGGGACGTTTGCTGTTCTCCAAGGCCAAGGTCAGGCTGCAGATGAACCTCGCCCCTCGCAGCCCAAGAGTGCTGCACGTCAAGTTTCGCCAGGCAAGAACAACGGTGGAGGCACCGTGCCACTCGCGCCGCCGGACAAGCAACCACCCGACCTCGATGTGCCTGATGCACCGGATCGGACGCTGGGCTGGGCCATCGTGGGTCTGGGGCAGTTGGCTCTGGAAGAAATCATGCCGGCCTTCGGTGGATGCAAACTCTCAAAGCCGACCGCGCTGGTCAGTGGCCATCCAGATAAGGCGCGCCGTGTGGCTCGGGCGTATGGCATTGCTGAAGACGCCATCTACAGCTACGAGAACTACGACAAGCTGGCCGAGGACAAGCGCGTGGACGTCATCTATATCGTGCTGCCCAACAGCATGCATGCGGAGTTCACCATTCGCGGGCTCAAGGCTGGGAAGCATGTCCTTTGTGAGAAGCCCATGGCGGGTAATGTGAAGGAGGCGGAGGACATGATTTCTGCGTCCAATACCACGGGCAAAAGACTCGGAGTGGCCTACCGGCTGCACTACGAGCCCCTGAATCGCAAGGTCATGTACCTTTGCCAGGAACGGAATTTCGGCGCGGTGAAGACCTTTGTGTCCTCCAACTGCC
The Roseimicrobium gellanilyticum DNA segment above includes these coding regions:
- a CDS encoding sugar phosphate isomerase/epimerase family protein translates to MNPWLIGLSTGCFYRRNIMTILEDVKASGFHDIEICSFPMHLNYHSEEDVRRAGDRIRDLELNAYSFHAPFANHIDITSLDEGVREKAVVELELACKAASWMGAEHIVLHPGPEREGRPPQGEFLAHMEHAGRSLNRVGAYCGELGVKLMLENMLPHLLFGHISDLMFLLGEIKTPGVGICLDTGHANLAGELGRVIPTFSGHLKMLHVNDNKRNYDSHLPPGEGVIDWKWVADELRYNHFEGGLILELAGDEHESTSVILERAVRAKEYLRGVGA
- a CDS encoding DNA topoisomerase IB, with translation MSVPPVELEEAGLRFTNDDRPGLRRVKKGNGVFYEDAKGKRVRDADTLDRIKSLVIPPAWTDVWICPQTNGHLQATGRDARGRKQYRYHPRWRQARDETKFHRILAFARALPKIRRRVKRDLRARGMERNKVLATVVRLLEATLIRIGNDEYAKQNGSYGLTTIRNHHAKVKGSTIKFSFRGKSGKKHDIDVKEPTLARVVRRCQDLPGQELFAYETETGVHDVGSSEVNAYIREISGSDFTAKDFRTWAGTVLAAIALREFESFTSQAQAKKNIVTAIEAVASMLGNTPAVCRKCYVHPAILDCYLEGATIETIKQKLDPAVDSGLRNLKAQEAAVVVLLDKRLHAGKRKTKRKHAKGK
- a CDS encoding SDR family oxidoreductase; translation: MAQMQQQEKPVRPPQIQTRQPGLESVMEPAPHAEPRHRAREPKLKDRVALITGGDSGIGRAVALAFAAEGADVSIVYLNEDEDASEAAKLVKKLGHRCLTHAADIGDEAACKQAVEAVVQEFGRIDILVNNAAEQHPQENFEFISAEQVERTFRTNVFSMFHLVRAALPHMQKGSVIINTTSVTAYRGSASLVDYASTKAAIVGFTRSLAHSLVKRGIRVNAVAPGPIWTPLIPSTFPPEHVSTFGSDVPMGRAGEPNEVAPCYVFLASDDSSYMTGQVLHPNGGEIVNG
- a CDS encoding Gfo/Idh/MocA family protein; amino-acid sequence: MQTYSNRRQFLGQTLGLAGGTFAVLQGQGQAADEPRPSQPKSAARQVSPGKNNGGGTVPLAPPDKQPPDLDVPDAPDRTLGWAIVGLGQLALEEIMPAFGGCKLSKPTALVSGHPDKARRVARAYGIAEDAIYSYENYDKLAEDKRVDVIYIVLPNSMHAEFTIRGLKAGKHVLCEKPMAGNVKEAEDMISASNTTGKRLGVAYRLHYEPLNRKVMYLCQERNFGAVKTFVSSNCQDVKAPNIRLSGTLKGGPLGDVGVYSINAARYVIGEEPVEVSAYMHEPSDDDRFREVPESVSFQMRYPSGALAHCDCSFGTAESRFYTVHCAKGTIGMDPAFSYRGLKLWVREGDAKGGDAAKSELLIPQVNHFTEEMDGFSDAVLHDKPILTPGSMGLADMRIIAAIEEAAKTGKSVPVNMV